A part of Scophthalmus maximus strain ysfricsl-2021 chromosome 20, ASM2237912v1, whole genome shotgun sequence genomic DNA contains:
- the dmtn gene encoding dematin produces the protein MQKVEGRGTPANLPSSRGPSTPAPGSPATGIVARVNDQVVGYRDLAALPRDKSILQVERPDLMTYQPHLTFSPLDPPRRERSLSPPSTSPTRCPEVKERRAESDSGSPGGSSLQLNAGRKISASLQHFHRPDIGTNIYRKPPIYKQDAGKHLEGSGVIRSAKFPAAQPPDPNQPSKIETEYWPCPPSLAAMEIEWRKKKLPEEDEFEDLTEEAQTLQEQELEKIKSNMGRLILKEEKEKAVHVRRKTQSLPDRTHLHTSLSATATKSPSHSSSGLTRMQSAEFSTDADKGRSAAQNGDARRERMDRGNSLPSILEQKVYPYEALIVTHRGRCKLPPGVDRTRLERHLAPEDFERVLGMPMAEFDRLSLWKRNELKKKVLLF, from the exons atGCAGAAG GTGGAGGGACGGGGAACCCCGGCCAACCTGCCGTCCTCCAGGGGCCCCAGCACCCCGGCCCCCGGGTCTCCTGCCACGGGCATCGTG gctcGGGTGAACGACCAGGTCGTGGGCTACAGGGACCTGGCGGCGCTGCCCAGAGATAAATCCATCCTGCAGGTGGAGCGACCCGACCTGATGACGTACCAGCCGCATCTCACCTTCTCCCCACTCGACCCGCCACGCAGAGAG cgatcgctctctcctccctccacgtCTCCCACCAGATGTCCTGAG GTGAAAGAACGCAGAGCAGAGAGTGACAGTGGTTCTCCAGGAGGATCTTCACTGCAGCTCAACGCAGGACGCAAGATCAGTGCCAGTCTGCAGCACTTCCACCGACcag acatcgGGACCAACATCTACAGGAAACCTCCGATCTACAAACAGG ATGCTGGTAAACATCTGGAGGGCAGCGGCGTCATTCGCTCCGCAAAGTTTCCAGCGGCTCAGCCACCGGATCCCAACCAGCCGTCCAAGATCGAGACCGAGTACTGGCCCTGCCCGCCCTCGCTGGCTGCCatgg AGATcgagtggaggaagaagaagctgccAGAGGAAGATGAGTTTGAGGATCTGACAGAAGAAGCTCAGACGCTTcaggagcaggagctggagaag atCAAGTCGAACATGGGTCGCCTGAtcctgaaggaggagaaggaaaaggccGTTCACGTTCGGAGGAAGACTCAGTCGCTGCCGGACAGAACTCACCTGCACACCA GTTTGTCAGCGACTGCGACAAAGTCTCCATCCCACTCGAGCTCCGGTCTGACCAGA ATGCAGTCGGCAGAGTTTTCCACAGACGCAGACAAAGGCCGCTCAG CTGCTCAG aacGGAGACGCTCGCAGGGAGAGGATGGACCGAGGAAACTCTCTGCCCAGTATCCTGGAGCAGAAG GTGTATCCCTACGAAGCGCTGATCGTGACCCACAGGGGGCGCTGCAAGCTGCCGCCAGGAGTCGACCGCACGCGACTGGAG AGACACCTGGCACCGGAGGACTTTGAGCGGGTGCTCGGGATGCCGATGGCCGAGTTCGACCGCCTCTCGTTGTGGAAGCGCAATGAACTGAAGAAGAAGGTGTTGCTGTtctaa
- the pbdc1 gene encoding protein PBDC1 yields MAAENALAALGVEGASSAAHALSLPAEAYGNDPRLEAMWAMKAYNHAEVYFNLISSVDPKFLKLTKLDDQLYSSFRDAFKDLDIRALDPDQLKTDEAKERWRPFCNQFEGLVEDFNYGTLLRLDCEKDYTEDNTIFATRVQFFAVEIARNREGLNDVVFKSKSAKS; encoded by the exons ATGGCGGCGGAGAACGCGCTGGCTGCTCTG ggGGTGGAAGGAGCCTCGTCGGCCGCGCATGCGCTGTCCCTTCCGGCAGAGGCATATGGAAATGAC CCGCGTCTGGAGGCCATGTGGGCGATGAAGGCGTATAACCACGCAGAGGTCTACTTCAAC CTCATCTCCTCCGTCGACCCCAAGTTCCTGAAGCTGACGAAGCTCGACGACCAACTGTACTCGTCCTTCAGAGACGCGTTCAAGGACCTGGACATCAGAGCGCTGGACCCCGACCAGCTGAAGACGGACGAGGCCAAAGAG AGGTGGCGTCCGTTCTGTAACCAGTTTGAAGGTCTGGTCGAGGACTTTAACTACGGGACGCTGCTGCGTCTGGACTGTGAGAAGGATTACACCGAGGACAACACCATCTTCG CCACCAGGGTCCAGTTCTTTGCTGTTGAAATCGCCCGGAACCGAGAAGGACTCAACGACGTCGTGTTCAAGTCCAAATCTGCAAAGAGCTAA